The genome window TTGGCAAGAAAGCCTCGGCACGGTCACTCAGGACGTCACCGTTGCAACCAAGGGCGTCACGAGCGTCTCGGTGGCGATGCCCAAGAAATAGGCCCGCCTTTCTTTGACAGCCTAAGGAACCACGGCGATTTTTTTCGCCGCCTCCCAGGCGGCGGAATGGGTCGGCTCCTCGACGGCGCGGAGCGACCCGCCCTCATCGAGCGCTATCGTAAACGTGACCTTGGGATACGAGTAGACCGGGTGCAGATAGACGCGCGCGATCTCGGCGGTGTTGATGTAGAGAGCGATGTACCGGACGAAATGTTCGGTTAGCGACGGATGTTCGCCGCCCGTCCCCACGCTGACGGTAACGTCGAACCATTGTCCG of Candidatus Binatia bacterium contains these proteins:
- a CDS encoding desulfoferrodoxin family protein; this translates as MEHGYGQRVAWTIAALGFYLLFPAGDLKLARAGQEEQFTPEFKELRKSIDPKHTPKITAPDSVKRGQWFDVTVSVGTGGEHPSLTEHFVRYIALYINTAEIARVYLHPVYSYPKVTFTIALDEGGSLRAVEEPTHSAAWEAAKKIAVVP